One Camelina sativa cultivar DH55 chromosome 3, Cs, whole genome shotgun sequence genomic window carries:
- the LOC104775921 gene encoding receptor for activated C kinase 1A-like, which produces MAEGLVLKGTMRAHTDMVTAIATPIDNADIIVSASRDKSIILWKLTKDEKSYGVAQRRLTGHSHFVEDVVLSSDGQFALSGSWDGELRLWDLAAGVSTRRFVGHTKDVLSVAFSLDNRQIVSASRDRTIKLWNTLGECKYTISEGGGEGHRDWVSCVRFSPNTLQPTIVSASWDKTVKVWNLSNCKLRSTLAGHTGYVSTVAVSPDGSLCASGGKDGVVLLWDLAEGKKLYSLEANSVIHAVCFSPNRYWLCAATEQGIKIWDLESKTIVEDLKVDLKAEAEKADNSGPAATKKKVIYCTSLNWSADGSTLFSGYTDGVIRVWGIGRY; this is translated from the exons ATGGCGGAAGGACTCGTTTTGAAGGGCACCATGCGTGCACACACCGACATGGTGACCGCAATCGCCACGCCAATCGATAACGCTGACATCATCGTCTCAGCTTCCCGCGACAAATCCATCATTTTGTGGAAACTCACCAAGGACGAAAAGTCCTACGGTGTAGCTCAGAGGCGTCTCACTGGTCACTCTCACTTCGTTGAGGATGTTGTTCTCTCCTCAGACGGACAATTCGCCCTTTCCGGTAGCTGGGACGGTGAGCTCCGTCTTTGGGATCTCGCTGCTGGCGTCTCCACTCGTCGGTTCGTTGGACACACCAAGGATGTGCTCTCCGTCGCCTTCTCCCTTGACAACCGTCAGATCGTCTCTGCTTCTCGTGACCGTACGATCAAGCTGTGGAACACTCTAGGTGAGTGCAAGTACACGATCTCAGAAGGAGGTGGTGAGGGACACCGTGATTGGGTTAGCTGCGTCAGATTCAGCCCTAACACACTCCAGCCGACGATTGTGTCAGCCTCGTGGGACAAGACCGTGAAAGTGTGGAACCTCTCGAACTGCAAGCTCAGATCGACTCTTGCTGGTCACACTGGATACGTGAGCACGGTTGCCGTGTCACCTGATGGTTCACTCTGTGCAAGTGGAGGCAAAGACggtgttgttttgttgtggGATTTGGCTGAGGGGAAGAAGCTTTACTCTCTTGAAGCTAACTCTGTGATCCATGCCGTTTGCTTCAGTCCCAACAGGTACTGGCTCTGTGCTGCAACTGAACAGGGTATTAAGATTTGGGACCTGGAGAGCAAGACCATTGTTGAGGATTTGAAGGTTGATCTTAAGGCTGAGGCCGAGAAGGCTGACAACAGTGGTCCTGCTGCCACCAAGAAAAAG GTTATTTACTGCACAAGCCTGAACTGGAGCGCTGATGGAAGCACCCTGTTCAGTGGTTATACCGATGGAGTTATTAGAGTTTGGGGTATTGGTCGTTACTAG
- the LOC104778766 gene encoding UTP--glucose-1-phosphate uridylyltransferase 1-like — protein MKLSGEAQHGEGSKIQIPKTVPLSELPIVFGDSKIKHLLEQFSMIKMNESWGTTGCATVFVEVQEGVTVLDKITNEIDNLNTDYDSSVPVIFMSSLTADPHTKKILEDDSSNVDFHSVCQIKYPSILADEFVPFHSKDGWYSPGDAFTPLTYP, from the exons ATGAAATTGAGCGGCGAGGCCCAGCACGGTGAAGGGAGTAAGATCCAGATACCTAAAACAGTTCCTCTCAGTGAATTACCTATCGTCTTCGGAG ATTCCAAGATCAAGCATCTCTTGGAACAGTTCTCGATGATAAAGATGAATGAATCCTGGGGAACAACAGGATGCGCTAC TGTGTTTGTGGAAGTCCAAGAAGGAGTCACTGTTCTTGACAAGATTACTAACGAGATTGAT AACCTTAATACCGACTATGACTCCAGTGTTCCGGTGATTTTCATGAGCTCATTGACTGCAGATCCTCACACGAAAAAG ATTTTGGAGGATGACAGCTCAAATGTTGACTTTCACTCTGTCTGTCAG ATCAAGTATCCCTCTATTCTTGCGGATGAATTTGTGCCATTTCATAGCAAGGATGGTTGGTATTCTCCTGGTGATGCGTTCACACCCCT AACATATCCTTGA
- the LOC104775922 gene encoding cyclin-B2-4-like — translation MKKEIGVSIGYMENREDITKELRERLVDWVIKFHDELGLMDESLHLTIQIIDRFFALHQPLQENLRVVGAAALSLASKYEEVKPFNIGSLITDEESYTLEEVISQELLIACTLNFEFCFPNPYMFMRLYFHATNSEIRIEPLSLFFIELCFSEFEMVECRPSMLAASAMELARKMVTLHQEIAKKSSSSQGMRALYLKYMKVDQLYASRRTPAAFLLNKKRGREEGESD, via the exons atgaagaaggagattgGTGTTAGTATCGGTTACAtggaaaacagagaagataTAACCAAGGAGCTAAGGGAACGCTTGGTTGATTGGGTGATTAAG TTCCATGATGAGCTTGGGCTGATGGATGAAAGCCTTCACCTTACGATCCAGATCATTGACAGGTTCTTTGCCCTTCATCAACCCCTGCAGGAAAACCTTAGAGTTGTTGGTGCTGCTGCCTTGTCTTTGGCCAGCAAATACGAAGAAGTAAAACCTTTTAATATCGGTTCACTTATAACTGATGAAGAAAGTTACACTCTAGAGGAAGTGATATCACAGGAGCTTCTAATAGCCTGCACCTTGAACTTCGAGTTCTGTTTCCCAAATCCCTACATGTTCATGAGACTGTATTTCCACGCTACAAATTCTGAGATCCGG ATTGAGCctttatctctcttcttcattgaGCTTTGCTTTTCTGAGTTCGAGATGGTGGAGTGTCGTCCATCTATGCTAGCAGCGTCAGCAAT GGAACTGGCTCGCAAGATGGTTACTCTACATCAGGAGATAgcaaaaaaatcatcatcatcacaggGTATGCGTGCACTTTACTTGAAGTACATGAAAGTGGATCAGCTTTATGCTTCCAGAAGGACACCTGCTGCGTTTTTGCTCAATaagaagagagggagagaggagGGCGAGAGCGACTGA
- the LOC104778767 gene encoding uncharacterized protein LOC104778767 yields MRPEVAGCYYDEEKKRYFPFLGRSKFSSFSSITKRSHDSKPVQESNYQKRTKLKALTLLSSRELNGKVIHVNKKKSNFEEEIYKTQGSTPPVWKYPSTKNTGNAALKYMQIDIQTSRGLTRKNILVAGSTGGTLSVLSVLGVARTFYGVRRLPHSFRPEVSSISSIQLIGRSDNFHPVNRALITTLRRTGRRSVFFLNLAEGRNTITTQSIQRSDDVPFECTIWTADCNISGSHAALGTDLGAALVDLETGAGSYFLRSESDVLALQFHQSGNIVQCGLRNGAIVSLDLRERPRLTRHQIRHHQSSSQAGQTTTNKQWFEVLLRYSFVWKYPSTKNTGNAALKYMQIDIQTSRGLTRKNILVAGSTGGTLSVLSVLGVARTFYGVRRLPHSFRPEVSSISSIQLIGRSDNFHPVNRALITTLRRTGRRSVFFLNLAEGRNTITTQSIQRSDDVPFECTIWTADCNISGSHAALGTDLGAALVDLETGAGSYFLRSESDVLALQFHQSGNIVQCGLRNGAIVSLDLRERPRLTRHQIRHHQSSSQAGQTTTNKQWFELHGHINPSQLIYMPSSLTCLKTLKTYDQYLMASSMDGTIRLYDQRMVNKGVAVQTYEGHVNSNFRIKFGVDPSERFLISGGTDCYTRIWSIKSGQLLSENKFSNTVPSVVCWSAVERQRLEW; encoded by the exons ATGAGACCAG aAGTTGCCGGGTGTTATTacgacgaagagaagaagagatatttccCCTTTTTGGGCcgttcaaaattttcttctttttcttcaattacGAAACGAAGTCACGACTCAAAGCCTGTCCAG GAATCTAACTATCAGAAGAGAACCAAACTAAAAGCATTGACGCTACTTTCTTCCCGAGAGTTGAATGGCAAAGTTATTCATGTCAATAAGAAAAAGTCAAACTTCGAGGAAGAGATTTATAAGACACAAGGCTCTACTCCTCCG GTATGGAAATACCCTTCGACGAAAAATACAGGGAATGCTGCTTTGAAATACATGCAGATTGATATACAAACGTCTAGAGGCCTGACCAGAAAGAACATCTTAGTAGCAGGCAGTACAGGAGGCACCTTGAG CGTACTTAGCGTACTTGGAGTCGCACGCACTTTTTACGGAGTACGGAGACTTCCACACTCTTTTCGTCCGGAGGTTTCTAGTATATCTTCTATTCAGCTGATTGGAAGATCTGACAACTTCCACCCCGTGAACCGGGCACT AATAACTACATTGAGAAGAACTGGGCGTAGgtcagtttttttcttaaatcttgCTGAGGGGCGTAACACAATCACTACGCAAAGCATCCAAAGGAGTGATGATGTTCCCTTTGAGTGTACCATTTGGACAGCTGATTGCAATATAAGTGGGAGTCATGCAGCTCTTG GTACCGACTTAGGCGCTGCTTTGGTTGATTTGGAAACAGGAGCTGGTTCATACTTCCTCCGAAGCGAAAGCGATGTTTTAGCCTTACAGTTTCATCAATCG GGGAACATTGTTCAATGCGGGCTCAGAAATGGAGCCATTGTGTCTCTTGATCTACGTGAGAGACCAAGGCTCACTAGACACCAGATACGACATCACCAATCATCGAGTCAAGCCGGTCAAACTACTACAAATAAACAATGGTTCGAGGTACTTCTAAGATACAGCTTT GTATGGAAATACCCTTCGACGAAAAATACAGGGAATGCTGCTTTGAAATACATGCAGATTGATATACAAACGTCTAGAGGCCTGACCAGAAAGAACATCTTAGTAGCAGGCAGTACAGGAGGCACCTTGAG CGTACTTAGCGTACTTGGAGTCGCACGCACTTTTTACGGAGTACGGAGACTTCCACACTCTTTTCGTCCGGAGGTTTCTAGTATATCTTCTATTCAGCTGATTGGAAGATCTGACAACTTCCACCCCGTGAACCGGGCACT AATAACTACATTGAGAAGAACTGGGCGTAGgtcagtttttttcttaaatcttgCTGAGGGGCGTAACACAATCACTACGCAAAGCATCCAAAGGAGTGATGATGTTCCCTTTGAGTGTACCATTTGGACAGCTGATTGCAATATAAGTGGGAGTCATGCAGCTCTTG GTACCGACTTAGGCGCTGCTTTGGTTGATTTGGAAACAGGAGCTGGTTCATACTTCCTCCGAAGCGAAAGCGATGTTTTAGCCTTACAGTTTCATCAATCG GGGAACATTGTTCAATGCGGGCTCAGAAATGGAGCCATTGTGTCTCTTGATCTACGTGAGAGACCAAGGCTCACTAGACACCAGATACGACATCACCAATCATCGAGTCAAGCCGGTCAAACTACTACAAATAAACAATGGTTCGAG CTCCACGGACACATAAATCCGTCTCAACTAATCTATATGCCCTCATCTCTTACATG CCTGAAGACACTGAAAACTTATGATCAGTACTTAATGGCAAGCTCCATGGATGGGACA aTCAGGCTATATGATCAACGCATGGTCAACAAAGGGGTAGCTGTACAGACATATGAAGGACACGTGAATTCTAATTTTCGCATCAAATTTGGCGTCGACCCGTCGGAAAGATTTCTTATATCAG GAGGAACTGATTGCTATACTCGCATTTGGAGTATCAAATCTGGTCAACTTCTGTCTGAAAATAAATTCTCCAACACTGTCCCTTCAGTTGTGTGTTGGTCTGCTGTTGAAA GGCAGAGACTGGAATGGTAG
- the LOC104775924 gene encoding exonuclease 1-like, whose amino-acid sequence MGIKDLLRFMKPYILPIHIQKYAGKRVGIDAYSWLHKGAYSCSMELCLDTDGKKKLRYIDYFMHRVNLLQHYEIIPVVVLDGGHMPCKAATGDERQRKRKANFDAAMVKLKEGNVGAATELFQRAVSVTSSMAHQLIQVLSSENVEFIVAPYEADAQLAYLSSLELEQGGIAAVITEDSDLLAYGCKAVIFKMDRYGKGEELILDNVFQAVDQKPSFQNFDQELFTAMCVLAGCDFLPSVPGVGISRAHAFISKYQSVERVLSVLKTKKGKLFPDDYSSSFAEAVSVFQHARIYDFDAKKLKHLKPLSQNLLSFPVEQLEFLGPDLSPSVAAAIAEGNVDPITMEAFNRFPVAKRQLEPPARSFKEQEKRSSFLLCSLSENEERIELKRNADEAMIDLDTVLKETKYSKQDSDLHKLLSQPNRDHKVIRPSNPSVIPDNNPFKIRKNDEINLEFAEYDLQELENSFVTKSQAVDVSSSSPKSNEHEFAMDKEEVMIDLSKLEDSVIKEDSEKKIEKEKFESTEEDIVEIQNHVNITTKRIRGAKPRAESFKVKTNCRSSESKKTTIKKKHSILDFFQRL is encoded by the exons ATGGGCATAAAGGATCTTCTCAGGTTCATGAAGCCTTACATCCTTCCCATTCACATCCAGAAATACGCCGGGAAACGA GTGGGAATCGATGCATATTCATGGCTTCACAAAGGAG CATACTCATGTAGTATGGAGCTGTGTTTAGATACTgatgggaagaagaagctgaggtACATTGATTACTTCATGCACAGAGTCAACCTTCTTCAACACTATGAGATCATCCCTGTCGTTGTTCTCGATGGTGGTCATATGCCCTGCAAGGCTGCCACTGGTGATGAACGTCAAAG GAAGCGAAAGGCTAACTTTGACGCTGCAATGGTTAAGCTTAAGGAAGGGAATGTTGGAGCTGCGACCGAGCTTTTTCAG AGAGCTGTCAGTGTAACATCATCCATGGCTCATCAATTGATTCAG GTTCTGAGTTCAGAGAACGTCGAATTTATTGTAGCTCCATATGAGGCTGATGCTCAGCTAGCTTACCTATCCAGCCTCGAACTGGAACAAGGCGGGATTGCTGCTGTTATAACTGAGGACAGCGATTTACTTGCATATGGCTGCAAAGCT GTAATCTTTAAGATGGACCGGTATGGTAAAGGGGAGGAACTAATTCTTGATAATGTTTTCCAAGCCGTTGATCAAAAGCCTTCGTTCCAGAATTTTGATCAAGAGCTATTCACTG CAATGTGCGTACTAGCGGGATGTGATTTTCTCCCCTCGGTTCCTGGTGTTGGCATTTCAAGAGCTCATGCATTCATCTCCAAGTACCAGAGTGTAGAACGC GTTTTGTCAGTTCTCAAGACGAAAAAGGGCAAACTATTTCCTGATGATTACTCCAGCTCTTTTGCGGAAGCAGTTTCAGTTTTTCAGCATGCTCGTAT ATATGACTTTGATGCTAAGAAGCTGAAGCACTTGAAACCCCTCTCTCAGAACCTCCTGAGTTTTCCAGTTGAACAACTCGAGTTCCTGGGACC AGATTTGTCACCATCTGTTGCTGCTGCAATTGCTGAAGGAAATGTTGATCCCATAACCATGGAGGCTTTTAACCGCTTTCCGGTGGCTAAGAGACAGTTGGAGCCGCCTGCTCGATCATTCAAGGAACAGGAAAAGAGAAGCTCGTTTTTGTTATGTTCTTTGTCTGAAAATGAGGAAAGAATAGAGCTCAAAAGGAATGCAGATGAAGCTATGATCGATCTAGACACTGTTCTGAAGGAGACAAAGTATTCCAAACAAGATTCAGATCTACACAAACTGCTTTCTCAGCCTAATAGGGATCATAAGGTTATCCGGCCCAGCAATCCCTCAGTCATTCCAGACAACAATCCGTTCAAGATAAGAAAAAACGATGAAATCAATCTGGAATTTGCAGAGTACGATTTGCAAGAACTTGAGAATTCTTTTGTGACGAAGAGCCAAGCAGTGgatgtgtcttcttcttcaccaaaatcTAACGAACACGAATTTGCAATGGATAAAGAAGAGGTAATGATCGATTTGTCCAAGCTTGAAGACTCTGTAATCAAAGAAGACTCGGAGAAGAAAATAGAGAAGGAAAAATTCGaatcaacagaagaagatatAGTGGAAATTCAAAACCATGTGAACATTACAACAAAGAGAATTCGTGGAGCAAAACCTAGAGCGGAGAGTTTCAAAGTGAAAACAAACTGTAGAAGCTCAGAGAGCAAGAAGACTACAATCAAGAAGAAACACAGTATATTAGATTTCTTCCAACGATTATAG
- the LOC104775925 gene encoding protein MOTHER of FT and TFL1-like: MAASVDPLVVGRVIGDVLDMFIPTATMSVYFGPKHITNGCEIKPSTTLNPPKVNISGHSDELYTLVMTDPDAPSPSEPSLREWVHWIVVDIPGGTNPSKGKEILPYMEPKPPVGIHRYIFVLFRQNSPVGLMVQQPLSRANFSTRMFAGHLDLGLPVATVYFNAQKEPASRRR, translated from the exons ATGGCAGCTTCTGTTGATCCTTTGGTGGTCGGAAGAGTGATCGGAGATGTGTTGGACATGTTCATCCCAACCGCCACTATGTCTGTCTACTTCGGCCCCAAACACATCACTAACGGATGCGAGATCAAACCCTCCACCACACTCAACCCTCCAAAAGTCAACATCTCTGGCCATTCCGATGAGCTTTACACTCTC GTGATGACAGACCCGGACGCACCTAGCCCAAGCGAGCCGAGCCTGAGAGAATGGGTCCATTG GATTGTCGTGGATATTCCCGGTGGCACCAACCCCTCAAAAG GAAAGGAGATACTTCCTTACATGGAACCAAAACCACCAGTGGGGATTCACCGTTACATATTTGTACTCTTCAGGCAAAACTCACCGGTGGGTCTGATGGTGCAGCAGCCGCTGTCACGAGCCAATTTCAGCACCCGAATGTTCGCCGGACATCTCGATCTTGGTCTACCTGTGGCCACTGTCTACTTCAACGCCCAAAAGGAGCCTGCTTCACGCAGGCGCTAg
- the LOC104775926 gene encoding GDSL esterase/lipase ESM1-like → MTGNCNLVTLLGELLVLTIFHNQVIVATNRGEGIPPVGLFTFGDSYFDAGNKLFLTENQNPPQSKWPYGKSRDDPNAEFMGITKEIPPAFKPGVDISRGASFAVADASILPGTFMTLTQQVDKFRSMKSNWTDDFIGKSLFMIYIGTEVYFNFTKSKPNADASAQQAFVLSTINQLKNDINFLYSLKAIKFANIRQAASVTSRSTIWPNNTMRRLVQC, encoded by the exons ATGACAGGGAACTGTAATCTGGTCACTCTTCTTGGGGAATTGTTGGTACTAACCATCTTCCATAATCAGGTTATTGTTGCTACCAACCGCGGCGAGGGTATTCCGCCGGTAGGACTGTTCACTTTCGGAGACTCCTACTTTGACGCTGGAAACAAATTGTTTCTCACCGAAAACCAAAATCCTCCCCAAAGCAAATGGCCGTATGGAAAATCCCGAGATGACCCTAATG CTGAATTCATGGGCATTACGAAAGAGATCCCACCAGCGTTTAAACCTGGCGTTGATATTTCACGTGGAGCCAGTTTTGCCGTCGCCGATGCTTCTATTCTTCCCGGAACATTC ATGACACTAACTCAGCAAGTGGATAAATTTAGAAGTATGAAATCAAACTGGACGGACGATTTCATTGGAAAGTCACTGTTTATGATTTACATTGGTACAGAAGTTTACTTCAACTTTACCAAGAGCAAACCCAATGCAGACGCCTCTGCTCAGCAAGCTTTTGTCCTCTCCACTATTAATCAATTGAAGAACGACATCAAC TTCCTATACTCTTTAAAAGCGATTAAATTTGCCAATATAAGACAGGCAGCGAGTGTCACGAGCCGCTCAACAATCTGGCCAAACAACACAATGAGAAGATTGGTCCAATGTTGA
- the LOC104775927 gene encoding laccase-1-like, translated as MKMEKLGYLMISTFLLLFATLLPHSSASNIRRFHFNVEWKKVTRLCHTKQLLTVNGQYPGPTVAVHEGDTVEIKVTNRIAHNTTIHWHGLRQYRTGWADGPAYITQCPIRSKQSYTYRFKVEDQRGTLLWHAHHSWQRASVYGAVIIYPRKPYPFSGSHIQSEIPIILGEWWNDDVDKVEKEMIMTGGGAKPSDAYTLNGLPGPLYPCSTKDTFTATVDAGKTYILRIINAALNSELFFAVSNHTLTVVEVDAVYTKSVETKAIMIAPGQTTTLLLRTNQLSGGEFLIAATPYVTSVFPFDNSTTVGFLHYTGKTKPEKKSEITRRRRRLTAMSTVVAALPNMLDTKFATRFSDNIKSLGSEEYPCKVPTKVDKRVITTISLNLQNCPLNQTCGGYAGKRYFASMNNVSFVRPPISILQSYYKKQSKGVFSLDFPEKPPNRFDFTGVDPVSENMNTEFGTKLFEVEFGTRLEIVFQGTSFLNVENHPLHVHGHNFFVVGRGFGNFDAEKDPKKYNLVDPPERNTYAVPTGGWAAIRINADNPGVWFIHCHLEQHTSWGLAMGFIVKDGPLPSQTLLPPPRDLPQC; from the exons ATGAAAATGGAGAAATTAGGGTATCTAATGATTTCGACCTTTTTGCTTCTATTTGCAACTCTTCTCCCTCATTCTTCGGCTTCAAACATCCGCCGATTTCACTTCAAT gtCGAATGGAAGAAAGTAACTCGATTGTGCCACACGAAACAACTTTTAACGGTGAACGGACAATATCCAGGACCGACCGTGGCGGTACACGAAGGTGACACCGTAGAAATCAAAGTGACTAACCGGATCGCTCACAATACAACTATTCATtg GCATGGTTTAAGGCAATACCGGACTGGTTGGGCAGATGGACCAGCTTACATAACGCAGTGTCCGATAAGATCGAaacaatcatatacatatagatTCAAAGTGGAAGATCAAAGAGGCACACTCCTTTGGCATGCTCATCACTCATGGCAACGCGCCTCTGTCTACGGCGCCGTCATCATCTACCCGCGGAAGCCTTATCCCTTTTCCGGCAGCCACATCCAATCCGAAATTCCCATTATACTCG GTGAATGGTGGAATGATGACGTCGACAAAGTGGAGAAGGAAATGATCATGACCGGAGGTGGGGCTAAACCTTCCGACGCTTACACCCTTAACGGGCTTCCCGGCCCACTTTATCCTTGTTCTACTAAAG ATACTTTCACGGCGACCGTAGACGCCGGAAAAACCTACATCCTCCGCATCATCAACGCAGCTCTAAACAGCGAGCTCTTCTTCGCTGTATCGAATCACACACTAACCGTCGTCGAGGTCGACGCGGTTTACACCAAATCGGTGGAAACCAAAGCAATCATGATCGCTCCGGGTCAAACCACCACCCTCCTTCTCCGCACCAACCAACTCTCCGGCGGAGAGTTTCTCATCGCCGCGACTCCTTACGTCACCTCCGTCTTCCCATTCGACAACTCAACCACCGTCGGCTTCCTCCATTACACCGGcaaaaccaaaccggaaaaaaaaTCCGAAATCACACGGCGGAGACGGCGATTAACGGCGATGTCGACGGTCGTCGCAGCTCTTCCGAACATGCTGGACACGAAATTCGCGACGAGATTCTCCGATAACATCAAGAGCCTCGGGTCGGAGGAGTATCCATGTAAAGTCCCGACGAAGGTCGACAAGCGTGTGATCACAACGATCAGTCTCAATCTCCAGAACTGTCCGTTAAATCAGACCTGCGGAGGTTACGCCGGGAAGAGATACTTCGCATCTATGAACAACGTCTCCTTCGTTCGACCTCCGATCTCGATCCTCCAGAGCTACTataagaaacagagcaaaggaGTGTTCTCACTCGATTTCCCTGAGAAACCACCGAACAGATTCGATTTCACGGGAGTAGATCCGGTATCGGAGAACATGAATACCGAGTTCGGGACGAAGCTATTCGAAGTGGAGTTCGGGACGAGGTTAGAGATCGTGTTTCAGGGAACGAGCTTCTTGAACGTCGAGAACCATCCGTTACATGTACACGGACACAACTTCTTCGTAGTGGGAAGAGGATTCGGGAATTTCGACGCGGAGAAGGATCCGAAAAAGTACAATCTGGTGGATCCGCCGGAGAGGAACACTTACGCGGTGCCGACGGGAGGATGGGCGGCGATTAGGATCAATGCGGATAACCCAGGAGTTTGGTTTATTCACTGTCATCTAGAACAACATACTTCTTGGGGATTAGCTATGGGTTTTATTGTTAAGGATGGACCTCTTCCTTCACAGACTCTGCTTCCTCCTCCTCGTGATCTTCCTCAGTGTTAA